Proteins co-encoded in one Oreochromis aureus strain Israel breed Guangdong linkage group 3, ZZ_aureus, whole genome shotgun sequence genomic window:
- the LOC120437596 gene encoding uncharacterized protein LOC120437596, which produces MLLTLTRDDLRDLFSGPEHFLRRKHVWSIIHPEEDHPLPQKPETTSSPRVVATGPPTADANVGQLKILQLPSPPEYVVYTDSELEQCRKSYLELACSGREQACVMSKELRCRLVRNTITSMVSLLRASQGQMERYPSKTEITAMAKKVVEYYPMLQDNDASVKHESINAKLQKRLQNMKTPVKRQGPTPERGRPKRRLTDLSPRDEEADDEDADRSSSSSASTLLSPVRISDDASTSSDKDSWQIQARHYKTLQEMCKKAKPNQEDVSQLLDLEFEARRAFIDSDTMKEENRAHLILDAYPCFKELHHALGELRRILDPHNNKFISQIKLRWEEFCSRVEFYGVSKKAMNPPMTMDKTETHLALMKALPTLFPTPAHPPKKMGNASEAFLHVLKPTEDPDAVLQKRSLSCPVVMFDGCKCVIAVGNLPVTTFDKEKLGEAMIYVMAYFYALHLTYPKCVATLLSVIQTEVLQDAIHESDTTSSYRKALAEWHAFIGK; this is translated from the exons ATGCTTTTAACATTGACCCGTGATGATCTGAGGGACCTTTTTTCTGGGCCTGAGCACTTTCTCAGAAGAAAACATGTGTGGTCAATAATTCATCCTGAG GAAGACCATCCGCTACCACAGAAACCTGAAACAACTTCTTCACCCAGGGTAGTTGCAACAGGCCCTCCAACCGCTGATGCTAATGTTGGCCAGCTGAAAATCTTGCAGCTCCCCAGTCCTCCGGAATATGTTGTGTACACCGACAGTGAGTTGGAGCAATGCCGAAAGAGTTACCTGGAGTTGGCCTGCTCCGGCAGGGAACAGGCATGCGTCATGTCAAAAGAACTGAGATGCAGATTGGTGAGAAATACAATCACAAGTATGGTGTCCCTTTTGAGAGCAAGCCAAGGCCAAATGGAGAGATACCCCTCTAAGACCGAAATCACTGCAATGGCTAAAAAAGTTGTGGAATATTATCCTATGCTGCAGGATAATGATGCAAGCGTAAAACAC GAGAGCATTAATGCCAAGTTACAAAAAAGGCTGCAAAATATGAAAACCCCAGTAAAAAGGCAAGGACCAACACCGGAGAGGGGACGGCCCAAGAGAAGGCTCACTGACCTCTCCCCAAGGGATGAAGAAGCTGATGATGAAGATGCTGATCGCAGTTCTTCCAGTAGTGCATCTACTCTGTTATCACCTGTCAGAATTTCTGACGATGCCTCCACTTCAT CTGACAAGGATAGTTGGCAAATACAAGCAAGACATTACAAAACATTACAAGAAATGTGCAAGAAGGCAAAACCAAACCAAGAAGATGTGTCCCAGCTATTAGACCTCGAGTTTGAAGCCAGAAGAGCCTTCATTGACTCAGACACCATGAAAGAGGAGAACAGAGCTCACCTCATCTTGGATGCATATCCATGCTTTAAAGAATTGCATCAT GCGTTGGGTGAGCTTCGCAGAATTTTGGATCCCCACAACAACAAGTTCATCAGTCAAATAAAACTGAGATGGGAAGAATTCTGCTCCAGGGTAGAGTTCTACGGTGTGTCAAAGAAGGCAATGAATCCACCAATGACCATGGACAAAA CTGAAACCCACCTTGCACTGATGAAGGCTCTTCCAACACTCTTTCCCACACCTGCCCATCCACCAAAAAAGATGGGGAATGCTTCTGAAGCATTTCTACATGTCCTGAAG CCTACAGAAGATCCAGATGCTGTCCTCCAGAAACGAAGCTTGTCATGTCCAGTAGTGATGTTCGATGGCTGCAAGTGTGTCATTGCTGTTGGTAATTTACCAGTTACAACATTTGACAAAGAAAAACTTGGTGAGGCTATGATATATGTGATGGCATACTTTTATGCACTCCATCTGACTTACCCCAAATGCGTGGCAACCCTGCTGTCTGTCATTCAGACAGAAGTTCTCCAGGATGCCATTCATGAGAGTGACACTACATCATCTTACAGAAAAGCCCTGGCAGAATGGCATGCATTTATTGGAAAGTAG